A genome region from Pseudanabaena sp. Chao 1811 includes the following:
- a CDS encoding phosphotransferase enzyme family protein, translated as MDQHEQTKLMAIAQKFSPQQQISRVSPFGSGNINDTFLVTLALNEQGIETQSFILQRVNTNVFREPQLVMQNMRIYYEHVRDRLKDVPLDRRWIVPQILSTHQGEDYHRTESGEFWRSLSFIADSQSFDVMENREQAQEVGYALGTFHHLTSDLLPEKLADTLEGFHITPRYLLQYEEVLAKSNISKSPEVDYCLKIVSDRKGLAYILEDAKALGKLPLRTMHGDPKVNNILFDKQTNLAVSVVDLDTIKSGLVHYDLGDCLRSGCNPAGEEIENWEGIEFNTELCEAILQGYLSTARSFLTEYDYDYIYDAIRVITFELGLRFFTDYLAGNVYFHVKYPEHNLLRSLVQFRLLESIEAQETVIKQIIIEASK; from the coding sequence ATGGATCAGCACGAACAAACAAAACTAATGGCGATCGCCCAAAAATTCTCGCCACAGCAACAGATCTCGAGGGTCAGCCCTTTTGGTAGCGGTAATATTAATGATACTTTTCTAGTGACATTAGCCTTGAATGAGCAAGGGATAGAAACTCAGTCTTTTATTTTGCAGCGCGTAAATACCAATGTATTTCGGGAGCCACAACTGGTGATGCAGAATATGCGGATTTACTACGAACATGTACGCGATCGCCTCAAAGATGTCCCCCTAGATCGCCGATGGATTGTTCCGCAAATATTATCCACACATCAAGGTGAAGACTATCATCGAACTGAGAGTGGTGAATTCTGGCGATCGCTGAGTTTTATCGCGGATTCACAATCCTTTGATGTGATGGAAAATCGGGAACAGGCGCAAGAAGTTGGCTATGCGTTAGGGACATTTCATCATTTGACTAGTGATTTATTGCCAGAGAAATTAGCCGATACTTTAGAAGGTTTTCATATTACACCACGTTATCTTTTACAGTACGAGGAAGTACTTGCAAAGAGTAATATTTCTAAGTCTCCTGAAGTTGATTATTGTTTAAAAATTGTGAGTGATCGCAAGGGTTTAGCCTATATTTTAGAAGATGCTAAAGCTTTAGGGAAACTACCATTGCGAACAATGCACGGTGATCCGAAAGTAAATAATATTCTCTTTGATAAGCAAACTAATTTAGCAGTGAGTGTGGTCGATCTTGACACGATTAAATCAGGATTAGTCCATTATGACCTTGGCGATTGTCTACGCTCTGGCTGTAATCCTGCGGGGGAAGAGATTGAGAACTGGGAAGGTATAGAGTTTAATACAGAACTTTGTGAAGCAATTTTGCAGGGCTATCTCTCAACAGCACGATCATTTCTGACGGAATATGATTATGACTATATTTACGATGCTATTCGGGTAATTACCTTTGAGTTGGGATTGCGATTTTTTACAGATTATTTAGCAGGAAATGTCTATTTTCATGTCAAGTATCCTGAACATAATTTGTTGCGATCGCTAGTACAGTTTCGCTTATTGGAGAGTATCGAGGCTCAAGAGACAGTGATAAAACAAATAATTATTGAGGCAAGCAAGTAG
- a CDS encoding Uma2 family endonuclease, producing MVQAAQPQVKYLSFEDYYAYDDGTKNRYELVDGELVLMPPESIFNSDVSMRLLFELGKFIPFHLLKYKEIMIEVNGRRAKVRIPDLLILGEECRAALETTTRGTIVFDMPPPLVAIEVVSAGSENESRDYRFKRSEYAARGIAEYWIVDPIRSKITVLSLVEGFYEEAIYTGDDLIKSEVVPEIKIKVSDILS from the coding sequence ATGGTTCAAGCTGCTCAGCCACAAGTTAAGTATCTCTCCTTCGAGGATTACTATGCCTATGATGATGGCACTAAAAATCGTTATGAACTAGTGGATGGAGAATTAGTTTTAATGCCGCCAGAATCAATCTTTAACTCTGATGTATCGATGCGGCTATTATTTGAATTGGGTAAATTTATTCCATTTCATTTGCTAAAATACAAAGAAATTATGATCGAAGTAAATGGACGGAGAGCTAAGGTAAGAATTCCTGATTTGTTGATTTTGGGAGAAGAATGTCGGGCGGCGCTAGAAACCACTACAAGAGGAACAATTGTTTTCGATATGCCACCACCACTGGTGGCGATTGAGGTAGTATCGGCGGGGAGTGAAAATGAATCGCGAGACTATCGCTTCAAACGTTCTGAGTATGCAGCAAGGGGAATTGCAGAATATTGGATTGTCGATCCGATACGGAGCAAAATCACGGTGTTATCTTTGGTGGAAGGATTTTATGAAGAAGCGATCTATACAGGCGATGATTTGATTAAGAGTGAAGTAGTTCCAGAAATAAAAATTAAAGTAAGCGATATTCTTTCCTAA
- a CDS encoding DUF7003 family protein: protein MESPKQILEFLDRRFNAIEMPCLGNMNIDYVSSRLLAFRDDSRWLILFNSITWCPAGQGLTTIVECVGNCVQGRQGFDSDRTFITGKIQYDELLELYNVQVRDQLIAINDLDIIAHPDLYVDRELDIAIALLEKYREDLLACRDEYGKFIPEGMTEVLCLDEWQHPNWDCLPSQTESFPMIAEVLFTGNSNLYKKPQNPNTDWALWFPK from the coding sequence ATGGAATCACCAAAGCAAATTCTCGAATTTCTTGATCGCCGCTTTAATGCGATTGAAATGCCTTGCTTAGGAAATATGAATATTGATTATGTTTCCTCAAGGTTGTTAGCATTTCGTGATGATTCGCGTTGGTTGATTTTGTTTAACTCGATTACTTGGTGTCCTGCGGGACAGGGTTTAACGACTATCGTGGAATGTGTGGGTAATTGCGTTCAGGGTAGACAAGGATTTGATAGCGATCGCACTTTTATTACTGGCAAAATTCAATATGATGAATTGCTAGAGCTTTACAATGTGCAGGTTCGCGATCAACTTATTGCCATCAATGATCTAGATATTATTGCTCATCCTGATCTGTATGTAGATCGCGAGTTGGATATTGCGATCGCCTTATTAGAAAAATACCGTGAAGACTTACTGGCTTGTAGGGATGAATATGGAAAATTTATTCCTGAAGGAATGACTGAAGTTTTGTGTTTAGATGAGTGGCAGCATCCGAATTGGGACTGTCTACCAAGTCAAACTGAAAGTTTTCCAATGATTGCAGAAGTTCTATTTACAGGCAATTCTAATTTGTATAAGAAGCCACAAAACCCTAATACCGATTGGGCTTTATGGTTCCCTAAGTAA
- a CDS encoding GNAT family N-acetyltransferase: protein MQIRLAVETDLPAIIEIYNAAIPTRLATADLEPISVESRRSWFRSHGDRYPVWVMTIGSHDIQSDQNEQIIGWLSLQMFYGRPAYHKTAEVSIYIAPNYQGKGIGKKLLDHAIANCPKLNISKLVGFIFAHNPASLQLFTSFGFEEWGFLPQIAELDGREQSLIILGKIIN from the coding sequence ATGCAAATTCGGTTGGCAGTGGAGACGGATTTACCAGCAATTATTGAGATTTATAATGCGGCGATTCCCACTCGTCTTGCGACTGCCGACCTTGAACCAATTTCCGTTGAGAGTCGCCGATCTTGGTTTCGATCGCATGGCGATCGCTATCCCGTCTGGGTAATGACTATTGGTAGCCACGATATTCAAAGCGATCAAAATGAACAAATCATTGGCTGGCTCAGCTTGCAAATGTTTTATGGTCGTCCTGCTTATCACAAAACCGCCGAAGTCAGTATTTATATAGCTCCTAACTATCAAGGCAAAGGAATTGGCAAAAAATTGCTAGATCATGCGATCGCCAACTGCCCCAAGCTAAATATCTCTAAACTCGTAGGCTTTATCTTTGCCCATAATCCCGCTAGTTTGCAATTGTTTACGAGCTTTGGATTTGAGGAATGGGGCTTTTTACCACAAATTGCTGAATTAGATGGTAGAGAACAAAGTTTAATTATTCTCGGCAAGATCATCAACTAA
- a CDS encoding LmeA family phospholipid-binding protein, which translates to MELFAGLLTTVLGIAGAPGIAIDRVATDFLRSQIVRADVLEVRVDNAPNYQVLLGNVDRVRVAGRGVYILEFLRIDQIDLETDPISIDPNSVQSGKVVLRRPLQAAVRVVMRSEDINTALRSPKVQSSFKSLSIDITGTNKNPEILDLLNPEVTFLEGDRVRLAATLQAQPTAAKPKPSALNVSINAELKTIGGTRLQIVNPKIELEGTPVPEKIAHAFAKGLNSVLDLRQLESKGITARVLKLEVTEGKMQVIGFAKMDTIPNQ; encoded by the coding sequence ATGGAATTATTTGCTGGTTTACTCACAACAGTTCTAGGTATTGCAGGCGCTCCTGGCATTGCGATCGATCGTGTTGCAACGGATTTTTTGCGGAGTCAAATTGTACGGGCAGATGTTTTAGAAGTACGTGTTGACAATGCTCCTAACTATCAGGTCTTATTGGGTAATGTCGATCGCGTTCGGGTAGCTGGTCGGGGAGTATACATTCTAGAATTCCTCCGCATTGATCAGATCGATCTAGAAACCGATCCGATTAGCATTGACCCTAACAGTGTGCAATCAGGGAAGGTTGTTTTACGTCGTCCCTTACAAGCGGCTGTGCGCGTAGTGATGCGTTCTGAAGATATCAATACCGCCCTGCGATCGCCTAAAGTCCAATCTTCCTTTAAAAGTCTTAGTATCGATATCACAGGTACAAACAAAAATCCTGAAATTTTGGACTTGTTAAATCCTGAAGTAACTTTTTTGGAGGGCGATCGCGTTCGTTTAGCAGCAACTCTACAGGCCCAACCGACAGCCGCTAAACCGAAGCCCTCAGCACTCAATGTATCCATCAATGCTGAACTCAAAACCATTGGCGGTACTAGATTGCAAATCGTTAATCCTAAAATCGAACTAGAGGGAACTCCCGTACCTGAAAAGATTGCTCATGCCTTTGCAAAGGGCTTGAATAGCGTCCTCGATCTGCGTCAGTTGGAAAGTAAGGGTATCACGGCAAGAGTTCTCAAATTGGAAGTTACAGAGGGGAAAATGCAGGTGATTGGCTTTGCCAAAATGGATACGATTCCAAATCAATAG
- a CDS encoding bifunctional serine/threonine-protein kinase/formylglycine-generating enzyme family protein has product MSQCLNPNCNYQNSEQSPRLNFCQQCGSNLKIGDRYRALRILGQGGFGRTFIGIDEALPSCPTCVIKQFFPADLDSAVKAAELFHQEAIRLDDLGKHPQIPTLFAHLENDGRQYLIQEFIDGQDLLKELQDQGAFSEAKIRMLLTDLLPILQFIHERNVIHRDIKPENIIRRRFPSNSGSVAAGSHVLVDFGAAKYVSSAAMMQTGTRIGSAVYVSPEQVRGKAIFASDIYSLGVTCIHLLTNVSPFDLMDMDGNWIWRDFLGENSVNPVLGEILDRMILSAPSQRYQTAQAVLNDLKNVNSPSHQAYVPRFARQNNQRAIAKTKITPVTAPKPLIPAIAPQLSQFSFETATVMVNPTKNQVGNLVKHLGMAKLYSAQLQIITKQKIGYSYFETLGNIQGKPIGLEMVLIPAGKFQIGSPASEAEHTAEESPRHVINIPSFFMSRFQITQRQWKVLMDNNPAIFIGNVDRPVESVSWDDVQSFCQKLVEHTGKPYRLPSESEWEYACRAGTITPFCFGETITANLATYNGAIPYQYAPQGITNSTTTEVGSYPANAFGLHDMHGNVWEWCEDTWHDDYDLLPKDGTAWTQGGDRSCRVVRGGSWRDPAYYCRSAKRYRNVANQGDRTTGFRLAVTLKP; this is encoded by the coding sequence ATGAGCCAATGCCTCAACCCTAATTGCAATTACCAAAATTCAGAGCAATCGCCAAGATTGAACTTCTGTCAACAATGTGGCTCTAATCTCAAAATAGGCGATCGCTATCGGGCGTTGCGAATCCTCGGACAAGGTGGATTTGGTAGAACCTTTATTGGTATTGATGAGGCACTCCCTTCCTGTCCTACTTGCGTAATTAAGCAGTTTTTTCCTGCGGATCTTGATAGTGCGGTTAAGGCAGCAGAACTGTTTCATCAAGAGGCAATTCGTTTAGATGATCTGGGTAAGCATCCGCAAATACCAACACTGTTTGCCCATTTGGAGAATGACGGTAGGCAATATTTAATTCAAGAATTTATCGATGGACAGGATTTATTAAAGGAGTTACAGGATCAGGGAGCTTTTAGTGAAGCCAAAATTCGGATGTTGCTGACGGATTTATTGCCAATTCTGCAATTTATTCATGAGCGCAATGTGATCCATCGTGACATCAAACCCGAAAATATTATCCGTCGCCGATTTCCTAGTAACTCTGGCTCGGTAGCGGCAGGAAGTCACGTATTAGTTGATTTTGGTGCAGCCAAGTATGTTTCCTCGGCTGCCATGATGCAAACAGGTACAAGAATTGGTAGCGCCGTTTATGTTTCTCCAGAGCAAGTGCGCGGGAAGGCGATCTTTGCTAGTGATATCTATAGTCTGGGTGTGACCTGTATTCATCTGCTGACCAATGTTTCGCCCTTTGATTTGATGGATATGGATGGGAATTGGATCTGGCGTGATTTTTTAGGAGAAAATTCCGTGAACCCCGTTTTAGGGGAAATTCTCGATCGCATGATTTTATCGGCTCCTAGTCAACGCTATCAGACGGCTCAAGCGGTTTTAAATGATCTAAAAAATGTGAACTCGCCTAGCCACCAAGCCTATGTGCCGCGATTTGCGAGACAGAATAATCAAAGAGCGATCGCGAAAACTAAGATCACACCAGTTACTGCACCGAAGCCCCTCATTCCTGCGATCGCCCCACAGCTATCACAATTTTCCTTTGAGACCGCAACAGTGATGGTCAATCCTACTAAGAACCAAGTTGGTAATCTGGTTAAGCATCTTGGTATGGCGAAACTTTATTCAGCACAATTGCAGATTATTACCAAACAAAAAATTGGATATTCCTATTTTGAAACCTTAGGAAATATCCAAGGTAAACCAATTGGTTTAGAAATGGTATTGATTCCCGCAGGCAAATTTCAAATTGGTTCACCAGCTAGTGAGGCTGAACATACCGCAGAAGAAAGCCCAAGACATGTGATTAATATTCCATCTTTCTTTATGTCGCGCTTTCAAATTACGCAAAGGCAATGGAAAGTATTAATGGATAATAATCCTGCGATTTTTATTGGGAATGTTGATCGTCCTGTAGAAAGTGTGTCATGGGATGACGTGCAGAGCTTTTGCCAAAAACTAGTTGAGCATACAGGTAAACCCTATCGTCTGCCTAGTGAATCGGAATGGGAATATGCCTGTCGTGCAGGAACAATTACCCCTTTTTGTTTTGGTGAGACGATCACAGCCAATCTCGCTACTTACAATGGCGCTATTCCCTACCAATATGCTCCTCAAGGAATTACTAATTCCACGACTACGGAAGTCGGTAGCTATCCTGCAAATGCCTTCGGGCTTCATGATATGCACGGCAATGTTTGGGAATGGTGTGAGGATACTTGGCACGATGACTATGATCTGCTGCCCAAGGATGGTACGGCATGGACACAGGGCGGCGATCGCAGTTGTCGGGTAGTACGTGGTGGTTCATGGCGCGATCCTGCCTATTATTGTCGCTCTGCTAAACGTTATCGCAATGTCGCAAATCAAGGCGATCGCACTACAGGTTTTCGGCTTGCAGTTACGCTCAAGCCCTAA
- a CDS encoding CheR family methyltransferase translates to MISEPDSNSNETDFSDLSLAPEQDRQESFMIVGIGASAGGLDAFTKILQNLPTDTGMGFVLIQHLAPQHDSQLSEILQRTTEMPVHEASEGMRIEPNSVYVIPPNTLMTLVQGVLKLEPRQRVRGKYMAIDAFFSSLAADCGNLAIAVVLSGSNEDGTAGLGVIKSVGGVTFAQDLVSAEFPTMPMIAITSGYVDFVLSPAEIVTELVNISQIKSETTNMAIDDENPYDECDDEVASTFAKSQEALTQIFSLLHDEMGVDFSQYKQGTVKRRISRRMGLVNIQKLNDYAQYLQAYPHEVEQLYHDILINVTSFFRDPESFSALQKLVFPTICQNKPSNLPIRIWVVGCSTGEEAYSIAICLLEFFDEHLVRYPIQIFATDISEIAIEKARQGIYSQNLLIDVSPERLRRFFTPVQGGYQIGKSVRELCVFARQNLTSDPPFSRLDLISCRNMLIYLEPSLQKKIMPIFHYALNPDSFLILGSSEGIGNATDLFEITDKKYRIYQRKLTPPRMNFNFGKSTYVPEAKNLEKGTELVDDINLEQIADQVVLNRYAPVGVTVDSNLEILKFRGQTSPFLEPAPGKASLNLLKMARSELRLELRSLIHSAKYQNIPVCKDGIEIQQNLLVKIDVIPLRINSDRFFLVLFESRPNPSVSTNIEIRTLSKSRKVRQTEAEREVIRLTYELENTKEYLRSIIESQEATNQDLKVASEEFLSSNEELQSANEELETAKEEIQATNEELSTINDELRNRNMQLHAVNNDLQNLLSSVNIPILMLSGDLRIRRFTPMAEQLFNLIASDVGRPFSDIQTNIDVPHLIELVTSVIDTLVPYEQDVQDRTGHWHSLRIRPYRTTDYRIDGVVISLIDINLLKRNAIALESARNYANAIVETLRQPLIVLNFELQVITANCAFYETFQMTAAQIERQSIFDLGRRDWDIPKMRSLLNETLLMDISVHDYEITQNFSQLGTRTMLLNACQIEQSDIGKMILIVIEDITERKLQKQQMIAKNQELSEAIIASEAASRAKSKFLSSMGNKLRTPLNAIMGFTQLLQLNEELDKDTQEFTTMIYQSSQHLLFLIQDLLDIAKIEADKMEIQPSTISFEDFLQITVDMVSRKAIDKNLTLTTQFAPDLPENIYADAHRLRQVLLNLLSNAIKFTSTGGITIAVSKAQSQDHQSGNLRELIRFAITDTGIGIADSDISRIFWSFEQAGEEVMKNQGTGLGLAISQNLVKKMGGEITVQSKLGEGSTFSFELDLTEHPES, encoded by the coding sequence ATGATCTCCGAGCCAGACTCGAATTCCAATGAAACTGATTTCTCTGATTTATCATTAGCTCCTGAACAAGATCGACAAGAATCTTTCATGATTGTGGGGATTGGCGCATCGGCAGGAGGATTAGACGCATTTACCAAAATACTGCAAAATCTGCCAACTGATACGGGCATGGGATTTGTACTAATTCAACACTTAGCACCACAGCATGACAGCCAATTAAGCGAGATTTTGCAACGTACCACAGAGATGCCTGTGCATGAGGCTAGTGAAGGAATGCGGATTGAGCCGAACTCAGTATATGTGATTCCTCCTAATACTTTGATGACTTTGGTGCAGGGAGTATTAAAGTTGGAACCTCGGCAGCGCGTGCGGGGCAAATATATGGCAATCGATGCCTTTTTTAGTTCTTTGGCGGCAGATTGTGGCAATCTCGCGATCGCAGTTGTACTATCAGGTAGTAACGAAGATGGCACAGCAGGTTTAGGAGTAATCAAATCCGTAGGGGGAGTTACCTTTGCGCAAGATCTTGTCTCTGCGGAATTTCCAACAATGCCCATGATTGCCATCACTTCAGGTTATGTGGATTTTGTCCTATCACCTGCGGAGATCGTGACTGAACTAGTCAATATCAGCCAAATTAAAAGTGAAACTACAAATATGGCGATCGATGATGAGAATCCTTATGATGAATGTGATGATGAAGTTGCATCAACTTTTGCGAAGAGTCAAGAAGCGCTCACCCAAATATTTTCGCTATTGCATGATGAGATGGGCGTAGACTTTAGCCAGTACAAACAAGGCACAGTCAAACGGAGGATTTCACGACGTATGGGTCTGGTGAATATCCAAAAACTTAATGACTATGCCCAATATTTGCAAGCATATCCTCATGAAGTTGAGCAACTGTACCACGATATTCTAATTAATGTGACCAGCTTTTTTCGGGATCCAGAATCCTTTAGCGCTCTCCAAAAATTAGTATTTCCTACAATTTGTCAAAATAAACCCTCTAATCTGCCAATTCGCATTTGGGTAGTAGGTTGTTCAACGGGGGAAGAAGCCTATTCCATTGCTATCTGTTTACTTGAATTTTTTGATGAACACCTTGTGAGGTATCCAATTCAAATTTTTGCGACGGATATTAGCGAAATAGCGATCGAAAAGGCTCGTCAGGGAATTTATAGTCAAAATCTACTAATTGATGTCTCTCCAGAGCGACTAAGACGCTTTTTTACGCCCGTACAGGGAGGCTATCAAATTGGTAAATCCGTCAGGGAACTATGCGTATTTGCTCGGCAGAACTTAACTAGCGATCCACCCTTTTCGCGGTTGGACTTGATCAGTTGTCGGAATATGCTGATTTATTTAGAACCATCCTTGCAAAAGAAGATCATGCCGATATTTCACTATGCGCTCAATCCTGATAGTTTTTTGATCTTGGGGAGTTCTGAGGGGATTGGTAATGCCACCGATTTGTTTGAAATTACTGACAAAAAATATCGCATTTATCAGCGTAAACTCACGCCGCCTCGGATGAATTTTAACTTTGGTAAAAGCACTTATGTCCCCGAAGCAAAAAATCTGGAGAAGGGAACCGAATTAGTTGATGATATCAATTTGGAACAGATTGCAGATCAAGTAGTTTTAAATCGCTATGCTCCTGTTGGTGTGACGGTTGACTCCAATTTGGAAATCTTAAAATTTCGAGGACAGACTAGCCCTTTTCTCGAGCCTGCCCCCGGTAAAGCTAGTTTGAATTTATTAAAAATGGCTCGTTCAGAATTAAGGCTAGAGTTACGATCACTGATTCATAGTGCCAAATACCAAAATATTCCCGTTTGTAAAGATGGCATTGAGATACAGCAAAATCTACTGGTGAAGATCGATGTGATCCCCCTTCGCATTAATAGCGATCGCTTTTTTTTAGTGCTATTCGAGAGTCGTCCGAATCCATCTGTATCCACTAACATAGAAATTAGGACTCTATCAAAATCTCGTAAAGTACGGCAAACAGAAGCAGAACGCGAAGTCATTCGCCTCACCTATGAGTTAGAAAATACTAAAGAATATTTGCGATCGATCATTGAGTCTCAAGAGGCAACTAATCAAGATCTCAAGGTAGCTAGCGAAGAGTTTTTATCTAGTAATGAGGAGTTACAAAGTGCCAATGAAGAGCTAGAAACAGCGAAGGAAGAAATTCAAGCCACAAATGAGGAACTGAGTACAATCAATGATGAGTTACGCAATCGCAACATGCAATTACATGCAGTCAATAACGATTTGCAAAATCTGCTCAGTAGTGTGAATATTCCGATTTTGATGTTGTCAGGCGATTTGCGAATTAGACGGTTTACCCCGATGGCAGAGCAACTATTTAACTTGATTGCCAGTGATGTAGGACGACCTTTTAGCGATATTCAAACCAATATTGATGTTCCACATCTAATCGAGCTAGTGACATCGGTAATTGATACTTTGGTTCCCTATGAGCAGGATGTCCAAGATCGCACAGGACATTGGCATAGTCTGCGGATTCGCCCCTATCGCACTACAGACTATCGCATTGATGGTGTTGTGATCAGTTTGATTGATATTAATTTGCTCAAACGGAATGCGATCGCCTTAGAATCCGCCCGCAACTATGCCAATGCGATCGTAGAGACTTTGCGACAGCCCCTGATCGTCCTTAACTTTGAACTACAAGTAATTACGGCAAACTGTGCCTTTTATGAAACTTTTCAAATGACTGCTGCTCAGATTGAGAGACAATCAATTTTCGATCTGGGACGAAGAGATTGGGATATTCCTAAAATGCGATCGCTCCTTAATGAGACATTGTTGATGGATATTTCAGTACATGACTATGAAATCACCCAAAATTTTTCGCAATTAGGAACGCGCACAATGTTACTCAATGCCTGTCAAATTGAGCAGAGTGATATTGGCAAAATGATTTTGATTGTGATCGAAGATATTACTGAACGGAAACTCCAAAAGCAACAAATGATTGCCAAAAATCAAGAATTATCTGAGGCAATAATCGCTTCTGAGGCAGCTAGTCGAGCGAAGAGTAAGTTTCTTAGCAGCATGGGCAACAAGTTACGCACGCCGCTCAATGCGATCATGGGTTTTACACAACTTCTGCAACTTAATGAGGAACTAGATAAGGACACACAGGAATTTACAACGATGATTTATCAATCTAGTCAGCATCTGCTGTTCTTAATTCAAGATTTGCTTGATATTGCCAAAATTGAAGCTGATAAAATGGAGATCCAGCCAAGTACAATATCTTTCGAGGATTTTCTGCAAATAACAGTGGATATGGTCTCTCGCAAAGCTATTGATAAAAATCTGACCTTGACAACTCAGTTTGCCCCCGATCTTCCTGAAAATATCTATGCTGATGCACACCGTTTAAGACAAGTCCTATTGAATTTATTGAGCAATGCCATCAAGTTTACCTCTACTGGAGGAATCACCATTGCAGTGAGCAAGGCGCAATCACAGGATCATCAATCAGGAAACCTCCGTGAGTTGATTAGATTTGCGATTACAGATACGGGAATCGGGATCGCAGATTCTGATATTAGTAGAATATTTTGGTCATTTGAGCAGGCGGGTGAAGAAGTGATGAAAAACCAAGGTACAGGTTTAGGTTTAGCGATTAGCCAAAATCTTGTCAAAAAAATGGGTGGTGAAATTACAGTTCAGAGTAAGCTCGGTGAGGGTAGTACTTTTAGCTTTGAACTAGACTTAACAGAACATCCCGAATCCTAA